From Microbacterium invictum, the proteins below share one genomic window:
- a CDS encoding FABP family protein, with translation MLELPTDLPADIVPLSWLLGVWEGTGVIDYHAGDQDFSGEFAHRVSFSHDGGDVVNYAASAWLLGADDQRTPLVSELGYWRLTRPATDADAGPGLLPPLATREKPRDVDDVEELRNADDGFDIEVSVVHSDGVTELYLGQVKGPRIDVATDAVVRTAGAKAYTAATRMYGLVDGHLLWAWDIAALGGELASHASARLARVD, from the coding sequence ATGCTCGAACTGCCCACCGACCTGCCCGCGGACATCGTTCCGCTGTCGTGGCTGCTGGGCGTCTGGGAGGGCACCGGCGTCATCGACTACCACGCCGGCGATCAGGACTTCTCGGGCGAGTTCGCCCATCGGGTGAGCTTCAGCCACGACGGGGGAGACGTCGTCAACTACGCCGCCAGCGCCTGGCTGCTCGGCGCCGACGACCAGCGCACGCCGCTCGTGTCCGAGCTCGGCTACTGGCGCCTGACCCGTCCCGCGACCGATGCCGATGCCGGTCCCGGACTCCTGCCCCCGCTCGCGACGCGCGAGAAGCCCCGCGACGTCGACGACGTCGAAGAGCTCCGCAACGCCGACGACGGCTTCGACATCGAGGTGTCGGTGGTCCACTCCGACGGAGTCACCGAGCTGTACCTGGGTCAGGTCAAGGGGCCGCGCATCGACGTCGCGACCGACGCCGTCGTGCGCACTGCCGGCGCCAAGGCCTACACCGCGGCGACCCGCATGTACGGGCTCGTCGACGGCCACCTGCTGTGGGCGTGGGACATCGCCGCGCTGGGCGGCGAGCTCGCCTCGCACGCGTCGGCGCGCCTCGCCCGCGTCGACTGA
- the phoU gene encoding phosphate signaling complex protein PhoU, which produces MREVFHQSLEDVQGRLVEIAELVTVAIDKATRAFGKSDVGLAEEVIEEDLIIDEKAVTLDELAINILARQQPVARDLRIVVAALRVSTSLERMGDIAEHIAQMTRMRFPERAIPKGLKSTFVKMGELDVEVARTLADLLRTEDLTLVEILRDREEQLDDLHLSVFEKVLGANWQGEAAATVDATLASRYHERFADHALSVAKKVAYLATGDWTADTDTIAVVSRAEAAGLVSSADETEAGVDAAGEPGVTAEEPAN; this is translated from the coding sequence ATGCGCGAAGTTTTCCACCAGTCGCTGGAAGACGTCCAAGGGCGTCTGGTCGAGATCGCCGAACTGGTGACGGTCGCCATCGACAAAGCGACCCGCGCGTTCGGCAAGAGCGACGTCGGCTTGGCCGAAGAGGTCATCGAAGAAGACCTCATCATCGACGAGAAGGCCGTCACCCTCGATGAGCTGGCCATCAACATCCTCGCCCGCCAGCAGCCGGTCGCCCGCGACCTGCGAATCGTGGTGGCCGCGCTCCGGGTGAGCACGTCGCTGGAGCGCATGGGCGACATCGCCGAGCACATCGCCCAGATGACCCGCATGCGCTTCCCCGAGCGGGCGATCCCCAAGGGCCTGAAGAGCACCTTCGTGAAGATGGGCGAACTCGACGTCGAAGTGGCGCGCACGCTCGCCGATCTGCTGCGCACCGAAGATCTCACCCTCGTCGAGATCCTGCGCGACCGCGAGGAGCAGCTCGACGATCTGCACCTCTCCGTGTTCGAGAAGGTGCTCGGCGCCAATTGGCAGGGTGAGGCGGCGGCGACCGTCGATGCCACCCTGGCCAGCAGGTATCACGAGCGCTTCGCCGACCACGCCCTGTCGGTGGCCAAGAAGGTCGCCTACCTCGCCACCGGAGATTGGACCGCCGACACCGACACGATCGCGGTCGTCTCGCGTGCCGAAGCCGCCGGTCTCGTCTCCTCCGCTGACGAGACCGAGGCAGGGGTGGATGCCGCGGGAGAGCCCGGCGTCACCGCGGAAGAACCCGCGAACTGA
- a CDS encoding CarD family transcriptional regulator: protein MLFEVGETVVYPHHGAATIIEVKDRIIKGETKKYLKLNVTQGDLIIEVPADNVDLVGVRDVIGKDGLEKVFDVLRAPFTEEPTNWSRRYKANLEKLASGDVIKVSEVVRDLWRRDQDRGLSAGEKRMLAKARQILVSEIALALKADEEHAGGVLDEVLAS from the coding sequence ATGCTTTTTGAGGTTGGCGAGACCGTCGTCTATCCGCACCATGGGGCCGCGACGATCATCGAGGTCAAAGACCGGATCATCAAGGGTGAGACGAAGAAGTATCTGAAGCTCAACGTCACCCAGGGCGACCTGATCATCGAGGTTCCGGCAGACAATGTCGACCTGGTCGGCGTCCGCGACGTGATCGGCAAGGACGGCCTCGAGAAGGTGTTCGACGTGCTGCGCGCACCGTTCACAGAAGAGCCCACGAACTGGTCGCGCCGGTACAAGGCGAACCTCGAGAAGCTCGCCTCCGGCGACGTCATCAAGGTGAGCGAAGTCGTCCGCGACCTGTGGCGCCGTGATCAGGACCGCGGTCTGTCGGCCGGTGAGAAGCGCATGCTCGCCAAGGCGCGCCAGATCCTCGTCTCCGAGATCGCGCTCGCGCTGAAGGCCGACGAAGAGCACGCCGGCGGCGTCCTCGACGAGGTCCTCGCGAGCTGA
- a CDS encoding class I SAM-dependent methyltransferase, with protein sequence MARGPVGQITRGTTGTNRLRRIDRWIARHPVLRRAADPLVVDLGYGASGVTTLELEARLRRARADVEVIGLEIDPVRVARARAQLAGVRAGRTPFAAGARVSFARGGFEVPLPGDRRPAVVRALNVLRQYDESEVAEAWARMCARLAPGGMVVEGTCDELGRICTWVEVGTDAVPRTLTVSLRLAGLDSPAIAAERLPKALIHRNVPGEPVHAFLAALDGEWTRAVAASAFGPVQRWRAALEAMAAAGWPVAGRSRWRLGEVTVPWDCVSPAR encoded by the coding sequence ATGGCGCGTGGACCGGTGGGGCAGATCACCCGCGGGACGACGGGCACCAACCGCCTGCGCCGCATCGACCGGTGGATCGCCCGGCACCCGGTTCTGCGCCGGGCCGCCGACCCGCTCGTGGTCGATCTCGGCTACGGGGCCAGCGGTGTGACGACCCTCGAGCTCGAGGCGCGGCTGCGCCGGGCACGCGCCGATGTCGAGGTGATCGGCCTGGAGATCGACCCGGTTCGCGTCGCCCGCGCACGGGCGCAGCTGGCCGGCGTGCGGGCGGGGCGGACGCCGTTCGCCGCCGGCGCGCGGGTGTCCTTCGCGCGGGGCGGGTTCGAGGTTCCCCTGCCCGGCGACCGCCGGCCGGCCGTCGTCCGCGCGCTCAACGTGCTGCGTCAGTACGACGAGTCCGAGGTCGCCGAAGCGTGGGCGCGCATGTGCGCGCGGCTGGCTCCGGGCGGCATGGTCGTAGAGGGCACGTGCGACGAGTTGGGGCGCATCTGCACATGGGTCGAGGTGGGGACCGATGCCGTTCCGCGCACCCTCACCGTTTCTCTGCGCCTCGCGGGCCTGGACTCCCCCGCGATCGCCGCCGAGCGCCTCCCGAAGGCGCTCATTCACCGCAACGTGCCCGGCGAGCCGGTGCACGCCTTCCTCGCGGCGCTCGATGGGGAGTGGACGCGCGCGGTGGCCGCGTCGGCGTTCGGCCCGGTGCAGCGGTGGCGTGCGGCGCTGGAGGCGATGGCCGCGGCGGGCTGGCCGGTCGCCGGCCGCTCGCGGTGGCGGCTGGGTGAGGTGACCGTACCGTGGGACTGCGTCTCCCCGGCACGCTGA
- a CDS encoding sensor histidine kinase, producing MDTTAAALLALAVGVVVGVAIAWIVVQALRARRTAGVQASTEIPDGAHAVLGAMDDAAVIVDSSMSIAVASAAAGLFGLREGQILPDELRTLARAARAHEKHETATLRLRRGVEMRSVVARAGSVTPRMTLVIVRDITERERVEEMRRDFVANTSHELKTPVGAISLLSEAVESAADDPAQVRHFASRLMAEATRLSQLTARIMDLSRLQSDTDLTDLRDVSIDEVVTSAIESQAIAADSAGIEVVRGGARGLYVRGDVHILSEAIGNLVANAIAYSPAGGRVGVGVKNGDGTVEIAVTDRGIGIPDAEQDRVFERFYRADQARSRRTGGTGLGLSIVKHAVQRHGGVVELWSRPGRGSTFTVRLATVAAPEPTVVKKKRKKKPVDRAKGEAS from the coding sequence ATGGACACGACTGCGGCCGCGCTGCTGGCGCTCGCCGTCGGCGTCGTGGTCGGTGTCGCCATCGCGTGGATCGTCGTGCAGGCCCTGCGTGCCCGGCGCACCGCCGGCGTCCAGGCGTCCACCGAGATCCCCGACGGCGCCCACGCCGTGCTGGGGGCCATGGACGACGCCGCGGTCATCGTGGACTCCTCCATGTCGATCGCGGTCGCATCGGCGGCGGCGGGACTGTTCGGTCTGCGCGAGGGACAGATTTTGCCCGACGAGCTGCGGACCCTCGCACGCGCGGCGCGCGCGCACGAGAAGCATGAGACGGCGACGCTGCGGCTGCGCCGGGGCGTCGAGATGCGCTCGGTCGTGGCGCGCGCCGGCTCGGTCACTCCGCGGATGACCCTCGTGATCGTGCGCGACATCACCGAGCGCGAGCGTGTCGAGGAGATGCGCCGTGACTTCGTCGCCAACACCAGTCATGAGCTGAAGACTCCGGTCGGGGCGATCAGCCTGCTGTCGGAGGCGGTCGAGTCGGCCGCCGACGACCCCGCGCAGGTGCGCCACTTCGCGAGCCGCCTGATGGCCGAGGCCACCCGCCTGTCACAGCTGACCGCGCGCATCATGGACCTGTCGAGGCTGCAGTCCGACACCGATCTCACCGATCTGCGCGACGTCTCGATCGACGAGGTGGTGACCTCGGCCATCGAGTCGCAGGCGATCGCGGCCGACTCGGCGGGCATCGAGGTCGTGCGCGGCGGCGCCCGTGGGCTGTATGTCCGCGGCGACGTCCATATCCTCAGCGAGGCGATCGGCAACCTCGTCGCGAACGCCATCGCCTACTCGCCGGCGGGCGGTCGCGTCGGCGTGGGCGTCAAGAACGGCGACGGAACGGTCGAGATCGCCGTGACCGATCGCGGCATCGGCATCCCCGACGCCGAGCAGGACCGCGTCTTCGAGCGCTTCTACCGCGCCGACCAGGCACGATCGCGTCGCACCGGCGGCACCGGACTCGGCCTGTCGATCGTCAAGCACGCCGTGCAGCGCCACGGCGGCGTAGTCGAACTGTGGTCGCGCCCCGGTCGCGGCTCCACCTTCACCGTCCGGCTCGCCACCGTCGCCGCGCCCGAACCCACCGTCGTCAAGAAGAAGCGCAAGAAGAAGCCCGTGGACCGGGCGAAGGGAGAAGCGTCATGA
- a CDS encoding DNA modification methylase, which yields MASLAVGAALALGTTGCNMVAPQATTIPYSPADGVNIPESGPLEIRNALIVADDDGVNGNLLAAVINDTDEPQTLTIGVDGTAHTVRVPADGVVSFGFDGVEPLLLEGIDTPPGANLDVSFQSGTGTGVEFAVPVLDGSLDYLAEFVPAA from the coding sequence GTGGCATCTCTTGCCGTCGGTGCTGCACTCGCGCTGGGAACGACCGGCTGCAACATGGTGGCTCCCCAGGCTACGACGATCCCCTACTCCCCCGCCGACGGCGTGAACATCCCCGAGTCGGGCCCGCTCGAGATCCGCAACGCGCTCATCGTGGCCGATGACGACGGCGTGAACGGCAACCTGCTGGCCGCCGTGATCAACGACACCGACGAGCCGCAGACCCTCACGATCGGCGTCGACGGCACCGCGCACACCGTGCGCGTGCCCGCCGACGGCGTGGTGAGCTTCGGGTTCGACGGTGTCGAGCCGCTGCTGCTCGAGGGCATCGACACCCCGCCCGGCGCCAACCTGGACGTCTCGTTCCAGTCCGGCACGGGCACGGGCGTCGAATTCGCCGTCCCCGTGCTCGACGGGTCGCTCGACTACCTGGCCGAGTTCGTCCCCGCCGCCTGA
- a CDS encoding response regulator transcription factor produces the protein MTRVLIVEDEPDLADPLAYLLRREGFDVEIAEDGPTALELFAARGADIVLLDLMLPGMPGTEVCRIIRTTSQTPIIMLTAKDSEVDIVVGLELGADDYVTKPYSSRELLARMRAVLRRAETAALDIDEHVLEGGRVTIDIDRHTVAVEGTEIAMPLKEFELLEVLMRNVGRVLTRGQLIDRVWGSDYFGDTKTLDVHIKRIRSRIEKDPGSPVMLLTVRGLGYRFEG, from the coding sequence ATGACCCGCGTTCTGATCGTGGAGGACGAGCCCGACCTCGCCGACCCGCTCGCATACCTCCTGCGTCGCGAGGGCTTCGACGTCGAGATCGCCGAGGACGGGCCCACCGCCCTCGAGCTGTTCGCCGCGCGCGGCGCCGACATCGTGCTGCTCGACCTGATGCTGCCCGGGATGCCGGGGACCGAGGTGTGCCGGATCATCCGCACCACGTCGCAGACGCCGATCATCATGCTGACCGCGAAGGACTCCGAAGTCGACATCGTCGTGGGGCTCGAACTGGGCGCCGACGACTATGTCACCAAGCCCTATTCGTCACGTGAGCTGCTGGCCCGCATGCGCGCGGTGCTGCGACGCGCCGAGACGGCGGCGCTCGACATCGACGAGCACGTGCTCGAAGGGGGCCGGGTCACGATCGACATCGACCGGCACACGGTCGCCGTCGAGGGCACGGAGATCGCCATGCCCCTCAAGGAATTCGAACTGCTCGAGGTGCTCATGCGCAACGTCGGCCGCGTGCTCACGCGCGGACAGCTGATCGATCGCGTATGGGGCAGCGACTACTTCGGCGACACCAAGACGCTGGACGTCCACATCAAGCGCATCCGCTCTCGCATCGAGAAGGACCCCGGCAGCCCGGTGATGCTGCTGACCGTGCGCGGCCTCGGCTACCGCTTCGAGGGGTGA
- the ygfZ gene encoding CAF17-like 4Fe-4S cluster assembly/insertion protein YgfZ — MTDDFTRVPGAVCDEHGLLHVGAPLREQRDLAAGAALAPLGDRTVLTVTGEDRLSWLDSITSQALTALRPGESTETLVLDPQGHVEHAAAVVDDGETTWLIADRSDADALLTWLTRMRFRLRVDPQDASDRYRVIAGTVDATAALAAAASWRDPWPGVTVGGWGYAAVEPHPGSEREWVEAIVPVAELDRLIDAAATGEQRLAGRLAADALRVAAWRPRVSAEADGRTLPHEVDWLRTAVHLEKGCYRGQETVAKVHNLGHPPRRMVALQLDGSTDVLPEPGALVHLGENAVGAVTSVARHHEEGPIALAIVKRTTPVDAELTVETPDGPIAAAPELIVPPDAGRTASIPRMPRLSQRR, encoded by the coding sequence ATGACCGACGACTTCACCCGCGTGCCCGGCGCGGTCTGCGACGAGCATGGCCTGCTGCACGTCGGCGCGCCGCTGCGCGAGCAGCGCGACCTGGCCGCCGGCGCCGCGCTCGCGCCGCTGGGCGACCGCACTGTGCTGACCGTGACCGGCGAGGACAGGTTGTCGTGGCTCGACTCGATCACCTCGCAGGCGCTGACGGCGCTGCGCCCCGGCGAGAGCACCGAGACGCTCGTGCTCGACCCGCAGGGTCACGTCGAGCACGCCGCGGCGGTCGTCGACGATGGCGAGACGACGTGGCTGATCGCCGACCGCTCCGACGCCGACGCGCTGCTGACCTGGCTGACCCGCATGCGGTTCCGGCTGCGCGTCGACCCGCAGGACGCGTCCGACCGCTATCGGGTGATCGCCGGGACGGTGGATGCCACGGCGGCACTGGCGGCGGCCGCCTCCTGGCGCGATCCGTGGCCGGGTGTCACGGTGGGCGGCTGGGGCTACGCGGCCGTCGAGCCGCACCCAGGGAGCGAGCGCGAGTGGGTGGAGGCGATCGTCCCGGTCGCCGAGCTCGATCGCCTGATCGATGCCGCGGCCACCGGTGAGCAGCGGCTGGCCGGCCGGCTCGCCGCCGACGCCCTGCGGGTGGCCGCCTGGCGGCCGCGCGTGAGCGCCGAGGCCGACGGGCGGACCCTGCCGCACGAGGTCGACTGGCTGCGCACGGCCGTCCACCTCGAGAAGGGCTGCTACCGCGGTCAGGAGACGGTGGCCAAGGTGCACAACCTCGGTCACCCGCCGCGCCGGATGGTCGCGTTGCAGCTGGACGGCAGCACGGACGTGCTGCCCGAGCCCGGCGCCCTCGTCCACCTCGGTGAGAACGCGGTCGGCGCCGTGACGTCGGTCGCGCGACACCACGAAGAGGGCCCGATCGCCCTCGCGATCGTCAAACGCACGACCCCGGTCGATGCGGAGCTGACCGTCGAGACCCCCGACGGCCCGATCGCCGCGGCGCCCGAGCTGATCGTGCCACCGGATGCCGGCAGGACGGCATCCATCCCCCGCATGCCCCGCCTGTCGCAGCGCCGCTGA
- the ispD gene encoding 2-C-methyl-D-erythritol 4-phosphate cytidylyltransferase, translated as MSIVPVPSVAVIVVAAGSGLRLGAGGPKAFVGIDRHSMLRHALRGVFEGPVAQVIVVAPADRVGDARTDAVEAAGAHRDLVTVVGGGQTRQDSVRAGLSAVWPDVEIVLVHDAARALTPASVFERVVGAVRSGRDAVVPVLPVVDTIKRVDADAVTAAVDRSALAAAQTPQGFRRDVLDTGYEIAREEYTDDAALVQAAGFSVFTVAGDDRAFKITTPADLERARLLASPVAPAVASIDPAPLLPRVGVGTDVHAFGGDGTLWLAGLEWPGEQALHGHSDGDAVAHAIVDALLAAAGLGDIGTHFGTDTPEYAGAHADVFLVRTRAILGEAGWAVGNVSVQVQANRPRFAARRTQAEAVLSAALGAPVSVSATTTDGLGFTGAGEGVAAFAVALVVPA; from the coding sequence ATGAGCATCGTCCCCGTGCCCTCCGTCGCCGTCATCGTCGTGGCCGCCGGCTCGGGGTTGCGGCTCGGGGCCGGGGGGCCGAAGGCGTTCGTGGGCATCGACCGGCACTCCATGCTGCGGCACGCGCTGCGCGGAGTCTTCGAGGGACCGGTGGCGCAGGTGATCGTGGTCGCCCCCGCCGATCGTGTCGGCGATGCGCGGACGGATGCCGTGGAGGCGGCCGGCGCGCACCGTGACCTCGTCACCGTCGTCGGCGGCGGGCAGACCCGGCAGGATTCGGTGCGTGCCGGCCTTTCGGCCGTCTGGCCCGACGTCGAGATCGTGCTCGTGCACGACGCCGCGCGTGCACTCACCCCGGCGTCCGTGTTCGAACGGGTCGTCGGCGCCGTGCGCAGCGGACGCGATGCCGTGGTGCCGGTGCTGCCGGTCGTCGACACGATCAAGCGGGTCGATGCCGATGCCGTCACCGCCGCGGTCGACCGCTCGGCCCTCGCTGCCGCGCAGACGCCGCAGGGCTTCCGCCGCGACGTCCTCGACACCGGGTACGAGATCGCGCGCGAGGAGTACACCGACGACGCCGCACTCGTCCAGGCGGCCGGATTCTCGGTCTTCACGGTCGCCGGCGATGATCGCGCCTTCAAGATCACGACGCCGGCCGACCTGGAGCGGGCACGGCTACTCGCGTCGCCGGTGGCACCGGCCGTCGCATCGATCGACCCCGCGCCGTTGCTGCCCAGGGTCGGCGTCGGCACCGACGTGCACGCGTTCGGCGGCGACGGCACGCTGTGGCTGGCCGGGCTCGAATGGCCCGGCGAGCAGGCGCTGCACGGTCACTCCGACGGCGACGCCGTCGCCCACGCGATCGTGGACGCGCTGCTGGCCGCCGCGGGGCTCGGCGACATCGGCACGCACTTCGGCACCGACACGCCCGAGTACGCCGGTGCACACGCCGACGTCTTCCTCGTGCGCACGCGCGCGATCCTCGGTGAGGCGGGCTGGGCCGTCGGCAACGTGTCGGTGCAGGTGCAGGCGAACCGGCCGCGCTTCGCGGCGCGGCGGACGCAGGCCGAGGCGGTGCTGTCGGCGGCGCTGGGCGCTCCGGTGTCGGTGTCGGCGACCACCACCGACGGGCTGGGGTTCACCGGCGCGGGCGAGGGCGTCGCGGCCTTCGCCGTGGCGCTGGTCGTACCTGCGTGA
- a CDS encoding phosphoglyceromutase, whose amino-acid sequence MTAPYTLILLRHGQSEWNKTNQFTGWVDVRLTEQGKAEATRGGELLKESGLLPDILHTSLLSRAIQTADIALDAADRLWIPVKRTWRLNERHYGELQGKDKAQTLEEFGEEQFMLWRRSFDVPPPELADDAEYSQANDPRYAGIDGGIPRTESLKIVIDRMMPYWEGEIVPDLKAGQTVLVAAHGNSLRGLVKHLDQISDDDIAALNIPTGIPLVYKLGEDFMPLGPGEYLDPEAAAAGAAAVAAQGKK is encoded by the coding sequence ATGACTGCGCCCTACACGCTGATCCTCCTCCGCCACGGCCAGAGCGAGTGGAACAAGACCAACCAGTTCACCGGATGGGTGGATGTCCGCCTCACCGAGCAGGGCAAGGCCGAGGCCACCCGCGGCGGCGAGCTGCTCAAGGAATCCGGCCTGCTGCCCGACATCCTGCACACCTCGCTGCTCTCTCGCGCCATCCAGACCGCCGACATCGCGCTCGACGCGGCCGACCGGCTGTGGATTCCCGTGAAGCGCACCTGGCGCCTGAACGAGCGTCACTACGGCGAGCTGCAGGGCAAGGACAAGGCGCAGACGCTCGAGGAGTTCGGTGAGGAGCAGTTCATGCTGTGGCGCCGTTCGTTCGACGTTCCGCCGCCCGAGCTCGCCGACGACGCGGAGTACAGCCAGGCGAACGACCCGCGGTACGCCGGCATTGACGGCGGGATCCCGCGCACCGAGTCGCTCAAGATCGTGATCGACCGGATGATGCCGTACTGGGAGGGCGAGATCGTCCCCGATCTGAAGGCCGGTCAGACGGTGCTCGTCGCAGCACACGGCAACTCGCTGCGCGGCCTGGTCAAGCACCTCGACCAGATCAGCGATGATGACATCGCGGCGCTGAACATCCCCACCGGCATTCCGCTGGTCTACAAGCTCGGCGAGGATTTCATGCCGCTGGGCCCGGGCGAGTACCTCGATCCCGAGGCGGCGGCAGCCGGGGCTGCCGCCGTGGCGGCGCAGGGCAAGAAGTAG